In one window of Astyanax mexicanus isolate ESR-SI-001 chromosome 18, AstMex3_surface, whole genome shotgun sequence DNA:
- the eif5a2 gene encoding eukaryotic translation initiation factor 5A-2: MSDPDVDFTSGDAGASMTYPMQCSALRKNGHVVLKGRPCKIVEMSTSKTGKHGHAKVHLVGIDIFTGKKNEDICPSTHNMDVPNIKRLDYQLVGVTEGYLSLMKDNGEIREDLKLPDSELGKEIESKFDAGEEILISVLSAMGEECAVAIKAMTSK, translated from the exons ATGTCTGATCCTGATGTAGACTTCACCAGTGGAGATGCTGGAGCTTCTATGACTTACCCCATGCAGTGCAGCGCCCTGCGTAAGAACGGCCATGTGGTGCTGAAGGGGAGGCCGTGTAAAATAGTGGAAATGTCCACCTCCAAAACGGGCAAGCATGGACACGCAAAG GTGCACTTGGTTGGAATTGATATTTTCACTGGAAAGAAGAATGAAGATATCTGTCCTTCCACTCACAACATGGATGTTCCCAACATCAAGAGGCTGGACTATCAG CTGGTTGGAGTGACTGAAGGATACCTGTCCCTGATGAAGGATAACGGGGAGATCCGAGAGGACCTAAAGCTGCCGGACTCTGAACTGGGGAAGGAGATTGAAAGCAAGTTTGATGCTGGAGAGGAGATACTG ATCTCGGTTCTGTCTGCGATGGGAGAGGAGTGTGCCGTGGCCATCAAAGCAATGACCTCAAAATAA